The proteins below are encoded in one region of Hordeum vulgare subsp. vulgare chromosome 3H, MorexV3_pseudomolecules_assembly, whole genome shotgun sequence:
- the LOC123440759 gene encoding noroxomaritidine/norcraugsodine reductase-like, whose product MAAAASREERWSLAGKTALVTGGTKGIGRAIVEELAGFGVRVHTCARSDADVQERVRGWAADAEAGSLRGRVTASACDVSVRGDREALMAAARAELGGKLDILVNNAGQTFFMPATESTAEDYARLMATNLESCFHLAQLAHPLLVAAGGGSVVNISSVAAAIAYPVLSVYSATKAAMNQLSRNLAVEWAGDGIRVNCVAPGGIRSDILRSSCIEVDVELLRGMAEKENARVALGRMGEPEEVASLVTFLCMPAASYVTGQVIYVDGGRTIAA is encoded by the exons atggcggcagcagcaagcAGGGAGGAGCGGTGGAGCCTCGCCGGCAAGACGGCCCTCGTCACCGGCGGAACCAAAGGGATCGG GCGCGCGATCGTGGAGGAGCTCGCGGGGTTCGGCGTCCGGGTGCACACCTGCGCCCGGAGCGACGCCGACGTGCAGGAGCGGGTGCGCGGGTGGGCCGCCGACGCCGAGGCGGGGAGCCTGCGCGGGCGCGTCACGGCCTCCGCCTGCGACGTCTCCGTGCGCGGCGACCGGGAGGCGCTCATGGCCGCGGCCCGCGCCGAGCTGGGGGGCAAGCTGGACATCCTCGTCAACAACGCCGGGCAGACCTTCTTCATGCCGGCCACGGAGAGCACGGCGGAGGACTACGCGCGGCTCATGGCCACCAACCTCGAGTCCTGCTTCCACCTCGCGCAGCTCGCGCACCCGCTCCTGGTCGCCGCCGGGGGCGGCAGCGTGGTGAACATCTCCTCCGTGGCCGCGGCCATCGCGTACCCCGTGCTGTCGGTGTACTCGGCGACCAAGGCGGCCATGAACCAGCTCAGCCGCAACCTCGCAGTCGAGTGGGCCGGCGACGGCATCCGCGTGAACTGCGTCGCGCCGGGGGGCATCCGGAGCGACATCCTCAGGAGCAGCTGCATCGAGGTTGACGTGGAGTTGTTGCGGGGGATGGCGGAGAAGGAGAACGCGCGCGTCGCGCTGGGCCGCATGGGCGAGCCCGAGGAGGTCGCCTCGCTGGTCACATTCCTGTGCATGCCGGCGGCGTCCTACGTCACCGGGCAGGTCATCTACGTCGATGGCGGCCGCACCATAGCCGCCTAG